Sequence from the Thalassoglobus sp. JC818 genome:
AACACGAAACATTCAAGGACTCCGGGTAGGAAGAAGTAGTGGAGGACTTATCAGATTGGGAATGATTGAACATTCCGGAGAGAACAATTCAACGATCGTTGATCGTAGCAAAAATTGACCGGTGTGCCACCTGAGCCAGCGTGCGAGAGTGTGCCGCTCCTGTCAGAGCACTCACTCTGACTCGTTGAAGTGGATTTCGCTGTCTGTGCACATACGATTTTCCGGAAACCGTCTCGGAGAGTGCGCTGATCCGGCCATTCGTTTCTCTCGGATTATTCGGACCAACCTGACCGATCGCGAGTGCGACCGAACTCGACCCGTTCCGGGTTTCTAAAGATGCAACTAGATTTTGACTTCGAAATTCTTGCCGTTCCAGTCTCAAATCCGCGTCTTCAATTGTGTAACAGCCAGTCCTGAGTGCGACGCCCAATTCCATTCGGTGGCAAATCTCAGTGCGGAGCCTCAACGGAGAGTAGGCTTTGAGACATTTCCCTGCTCACTTCTCGTGACTGCATTTCCATTGTCCTATCAGAGACAAGTCTCATGGCAAGATTTTCCACTGAGATCGTGGCTGTTTCGTTGATACTTATGTCAACACGATTGCTTTCCCCATCTGTGGAAGCAGCCGAGTCTCCGTCGCTTCTAGTCCCCGAGTCTCAGCCAGCTGAGTCAGGCTCAATTGGAAATGAGTTCGAACAGCTTTTGGAGAGCGTGTCCGAGGACGAAGATCTTCCGATACAGATCGAACGAGTTGATGCGCATACAGAGGGAGTCACGATTGCTGTCCACAAGTCGTTTCTTTCGAAGTGGATCAATCGCTCAACAGCCGAATGCGGGGGAGTTCGGGATCGAATCCTCGAAGCTGAAGTCTTCGGCAATCAGTGCACGACGACCGAAGCACATCTCGAAATGGTCGAGTCACAGCGACCGGCACGGTTCTTTGTCACACTGAGTGGTCAGACCAATAACCAGACAACAAGCTACGTCCGGCGGACGCGAATTTCGTCGCGAGGTCAGTATCACTTTCATTCCAGAAAAGCGGTCGTGTTCGACGGAATGAAACTGGCATCGGTCGCACCGGTGACGACCTATCAGATTTTTCAGCAGAACTACTCAGCCTCAACACCCTTCGACGGAATTCCGCTTCTCGGAAATCTGGCCAGCGACACTGCTCTGCGGATGGCCAATCAGCGTCAAGCTTACGTCAGACAAAACGCAGCCAACCGCCTCAACCAACGCGTCATCAGTGAATTTGACGAGCGAGTGAATTCCCGGGTGGTTGCGCTCAATCAGAGTTTGGAATCGAAGTTTGGCTCACTCTTGAGTCGTCTCAAATTTGATCCGAGAGACATCGCAACTCGCTCGACGAATGAGCATTTGCTGGTTCACATCGGTCCGGGTGCAGATCAACTTGCGACACGGCAATTCGACGCGAAGAGTCTCCCAACAGAAGGGGTGATCGTTCGCGTGCAGCAGTCGTTCATGAACGATGTCATTGAACGATCTCCACTCGCTGGGCTGATGATTCCAGACACGATTCTTGAAAGCGTACAGATCGAAAACGGTTCCCCACAGATGATCATTCAAAACCCACGCTTCGGCAGTCTGGTCATGGCTGACCGGTCCCCTCTGCGAGTAGGCCTGAAGAATGGCCTTGTCATCCTGCAGGCGAATTTGGGATTCCGGCCGGTCTGGGGACCTGAGTTCCCCGAACATCGGGTGATCGTCAACATCGAACCCGAATTGCTAGGGCGGCAAATTGGGGTCGGGGTCATGATCGACGAACTAAAATCGATTGCATCCCATGAAACTTCAGTCTTCGAGCTTCGCAGAGACTCCTTCAATCGAATGCTGGCTCAGACTCCGCGATTTCCGTCGCGGTTTTCTATTCAGTCGGACAACGTGAGTGCTCCCAGTCACCTCGAAGTGACAGAAATCGAAATCGCCGACGGCTGGATGCAACTCTCGATCAATACCCCGGATGAGGAATATTCTCCGCCTGCGACAACCGAATCACCGGAGAACGTTCAGACAACCTCCACCCAGGCGAGCGAATCTCTCGAACTCGCTGCGAGTGGTGGAGAGTAGGCCAAACTTCTGATCTCCGTCCTGTGAATTGCGTTCATGCGGATCACGAAGAACATCCATGACGATGCGTTAGTTCTTCGTGACGACCTCATCGAGATTCAACAGCAGGTTGCCGCACATCGTCCAGGCTGCCAATTCAGGCAGAGCGATTGATTCGTCGATCGGGAAGCTGGCTTGCTCGATGAGTTCGCGGGCATGTTCCGGTTCGCTTTGGAAGGTCTCAAGGTCTTGCTTATAAGCACCGACGATTCGATCGATTTCCTCCGGTTGCGGTTCACGGGCAAGAGTTAGCCAGAGCATTCTTTCGGCGATCGACTCCGCAGACTCTCCGCCTTCCTGCATCCCGCGTTGAGCCAGAGCGATGGCGGTTTCAACGTATTGCGGATCATTGAAGAGCAGCAGCGCCTGCATCGGAGTGTTCGTGCGTTCCCGACGAACGGTGCATGATTCTCGCGAAGGAGCGTCGAACACATTCATCTGCGGAGGAGGCGCGGTTCGCTTGATGAATGTATAGATGGTTCTTCGATGAACTTTGTCCGGTCCGGCATCTGCTTCGAATCGAACGGTGTTTGATCCGGAATAACCAACAGCAAACCAGAGTCCGTCCGGTTGAGGTGGTTTCACGCTTGGACCACCAAGTCGTTCGACGAGCAGACCGCTCGTAAACAGTGCCTGATCTCGAAGTACTTCTGCATCGAGGCGGAATCGAGGTCCGCGAGAAACCAGCCGGTTGGCTCGATCCTTCTCAAGTTTCTGCTGAGTGACAACTGATGATTGTCGGTAAGCGTGAGACATGACGATCAGCTTCATGAACTGTTTCACGTCCCAGTTCATGTCTACAAAACGGACCGCCAGCCAGTCGAGAAGTTCCGGATGCGATGGCGGTTCCCCCTGCGAACCGAAATCTTCCGAAGTCTTCACAAGCCCGGTTCCGAAAAACTGCTGCCAGTAGCGGTTCACGGTGACTCGAGTCGTCAGCGGATGATCACTGTCAATGAGCCACTTTGCCAACCCAAGTCGGTCGTTCGGATATTCCTCATCCATCGGCGGCAATGATGACGGCGTTCGGCGAGACAGCTCTTCGCCCGGTTGATCGTATTCGCCGCGTGTGAGGATAAACGCAGGTTCGGGAGTCGATTTTTCTTTCCACACCAACGTCGTGGGAATCGTCTTTTCGAACTCGTCGCGTTCTTTCGTTGTTTGATTCAGTGCGTCGCGAACCGCAACATAGTCCGCGTTCTTGGTTACATTGTCGCGGAAGTAAGCAGTGATTTGCTTCTGTTGATCATCATTTCGTTCATCGGAAGCAATCCCCGCGATTGTGCGGATTTCAGCCGGCACGCTGGTGTGAACCGGAGCCTCTTCCGAGAGTGACAATCTGACACGTCCGAACTGGTGCTGCCCGTAGACAGATTCATGCTTGAGAATAATTCGAACCAGGAACTCTTCTTCGGATCCGAAAGGGTTTTCTGCAGTGAAGATTGCCGTGCGTGGTTCTTTCTTGGCGAAGCCTTCAGTCGCCCAGCCGGTCTTCTTCCTTCCATCAATGGCATTGGTGACTTTGAAGTCTCCATTGGATTGTTCATGGTCAGCGGTGGCACCGGTCAGCTTCACTTTGGACCATTTGGGATCTGCGTCGTCCGTCGGAATCGGGGCAGTGAAGACTTCGAATTCGGTCAGCACGACGTTGCTGTTCGAACTTCTGCCCGCTCCAGCATCCGTGAGTGACTCGTGAGTCAGCCCTTCCAGGCGAACACTTTGCCACGCATTGCCTGAAGTCTTCGCAATCACCGTGTAATTGTCGGTGGGAGAATTCTTGCCGCTCGCGAGAATCGATTGGTCCTCGAGTAATTCCAGCGATGCTCCTCCCGAAGAAGTAAATTCCTGAGGAGTCAAAATCGACCAGGAAGCGGAATCGGGATCGCTCGCGTCGGCCAATGCGACTTCCCAGGCTGTCTGTTCTGCATCGAGTTCCGGCCAGTCTTTCTGCTTATCCTGTTGAAGCTGAGCAATCTTCTCGTTGAGTTCTGCGAGATGCTGAGATTGTTCCGGCGAGGGAACTGCGAGAACCGGTTCGTGGTCTTTTCGGTTACCGTCCATCGGGCTTCCGTCGATGCTGTTGAAGTAGGCGTACATCGAATAGAAGTCCTGCATCGTGAACGGATCGAATTTGTGGTCATGGCAGCGAGTGCATTCAAACGTCGCACCCATGAAGACAGTCCCAAACGTCACGACTCGGTCGACAACATTGCGGACCTGAACTTCTTCTTTAATCGACCCACCTTCATTCGTTGTGACATGTGCTCGGTTGAAACCTGTCGCGATGAGTTGGCTCGGCGTTGGATTCGGAAGCAAATCGCCAGCGAGTTGTTCGGTAATGAACTGATCGAAGGGCATGTTGTCATTGAGAGCGGAAACAACCCAATCGCGGTACGGCCACATTTCGCGATAGTTGTCCAGGTGCAGCCCGTGAGTATCACCATATCGTGCAGCATCGAGCCAGAAACGGGCCTGATGTTCGCCGAATCGCTCTGAACCCAGCAATCGGTCAACGACTCGTTCGTAGGCGTCGGGTGACTCGTCAGCGATGAATGCTTGAACTTCTTCCGGGGTCGGAGGGAGCCCGGTCAGATCAAGTGTGACACGGCGAATCAGAGTGGCGCGATCCGCTTCCGGATTGGGGCTCAGTGAAGCTTGTTCCAGACGACGCAAGATGAAGTTGTCGATCGAATTTTTGACGAAAGACGAGTCCGCAACTTCAGGCACTTCCGGATCGACGGGAGGAACCCAGGACCAGTGGTCTTCCCATTGGGCTCCGGTTTCAATCCACTTTGTCAGCAGAGCGATTTCCTCGGCGGTGAGCGGTTTGTTCGCTTCTGCCGGAGGCATTTGAACGAACTCTTCTTTCGACGTGATGCGGGCAATCAACTCGCTGGCATCCGGATCTCCAGGAACAATTGGATGCAGTCCGGAATCAGCTTCACCGAGCACGCTGTCTTGCATGTCGAAGCGAATTCCGCCTTCGCGATGAGCATCGTCGGGCCCGTGGCAAGCAAAACACTTGTCCGAGAGGATGGGGCGAATGTCGCGATTGAAGCGAATCTCGTCATCGCCGTGAACAGGCAATGCAATTCCGATCAAGCAAACGATGGTGAGTCGTAAGATGTGGCGAGTCATGTTGTGGCTCTTGGCAGAAAAGGCGGGGCTTCAACTGATCAGCGAATGTGAACGATTCGGTGGGATCAGGCAAGGATGTCTTCGACAACGTGTCCGTGAACGTCCGTGAGTCGAAATCTTCGTCCTTGATATTTGTAGGTGAGCTGCTCGTGATCGATCCCGAGCAGGTGGAGCAGTGTCGCCTGAAAATCATGGAGATGCACTGGATTCTCTTCAATATTGTAGCACAAAGAATCGGTCTGTCCGTAGTTGATTCCTCCTTGAATCCCTCCGCCAGCCATCCACATCGAGAAGCAGCGTGGATGATGGTCGCGTCCGAAGTTCTCGCTCAGCTTACCCTGGCAGTAATTCGTGCGTCCGAACTCTCCGCCCCAGATGACAAGTGTTTCGTCGAGCAGGCCTCGCTGTTTGAGATCTTCAATCAAAGCGGCAGAGGCTTGATCTGTGTCCTGACACTGTCTCCGAATTCCGCCGGGCAGCCCTCCGTGATGATCCCATCCCTGATGATAAAGCTGCACGAATCGAACTCCGCGTTCAACCAGTCGGCGGGCGAGCAAACAGTTGGCTGCGAAAGTGCCGGGGTTGCGGGAATCTTCCCCGTACAGCGAGAAGGTCTGTTCTGTTTCTGAAGAGACGTTTGTTGCTTCGGGGATGGACATTTGCATGCGAAACGCGAGTTCGTATTGAGAGATTCGCGTTTCCAGCAACGGGTCCGGACTCTCGTTGAGTTGCATCGAATGAAGCTCTCGCAGCGAATCGAGCATGTTGCGTTTGCTCTGTGTCGAAAGTCCGGAAGGGTTGTTGATGTACAGAACCGGTTCGTCACCGGCACGGAACTGAACGCCCTGATGTCGAGACGGAAGGAAGCCGCTTCCCCACAATCGTGAAACGAGTGGCTGACCGGATTTGTCTTTGGTCACCATCACGACGAACGCGGGAAGATTGGCGTTTTCAGAACCCAACCCGTAGCTCAACCATGATCCGATACTGGGACGTCCGGGAAATTGAGAGCCTGTTTGCACATGCGTGACTGCCGGGCCATGGTTGATGGCTTCAGTGTGCATGCTCTTGATGAAGCAGAGATCGTCAACGACTCGTGCAGTGTGCGGAAACAATTCGCTCAACCAGGCGCCCGATTCACCATGCTGGGCGAATTTGAATGGCGATCCCACAAGCGGCAGACTCGATTGATTTCCGCTCATCCCGGTCAGCCGCTGACCCTTGCGGACTTCGTCAGGAAGTTCTTCCCCGTGAAGTCTTGTTAGCTCAGGTTTGTAGTCGAACGTATCCATTTGCGAAGGTCCTCCTGCCTGAAACAGGAAGATCACGCTCTTCGCTCGCGGAGGAACATGCAGTGCGGAAAGCGCTCCCGATTCGGCCTTCGCACTGGGTGAGGAGAGAAGTTGGGAGAGCGCCACCGAACCGAGTCCGAATCCGGCGTGCGAAAGAAAGTCCCGACGGGAAGACGACATTGAATGTCCGACGCAATGAGTTTTCATGTCTGGTCTTCTGAGCGTTGATTTCGAGGTTTAGACGTACTGGGCTAACTAGCGCTTGATGACACATTCATCCAAATTGAGTAATGCATTTGCAATCGAAGTGATCGCTGCATGCTCTGCCGCTGGCAGGTCTTTGTTGCGCTCTTGCTGTCCGACGGTCAGGTATTTTTCAGCGTCATCAGGTTGTTGCTTAAAGTTCGCTAACTGGTTCTCGTAGAGGCGGCGAAGAACTCCTTGTTCCTGTTCCGTTGGATAGCGACTCGTCAACGTTCGAAAGAGATCGGTCAAGAGGGCGTCGACTTGAAGTTGATCATCTTGGCGGTGAGTCACCATCAATCGCTCTGCGAGAAGACGAGCTGCTTCAACGAATTGCGGCCCGTTCAACATCACGAGTGCTTGCAGCGGTGACGACGTTCGTTCACGTTTGACCTGACAGACATCGCGTTTGGAGGCATCGAGGGTCGTCATGTCAGGGGCTGGACCGGTTCGTTTCCAGTAAGTGTAAACGCTGCGGCGATAGAGTCCTTCTCCCGTGTCTGGCTCGGCTGGTTTGAAGGAGACAGCCACCTCGTAAGGTTTTGCTGGCGGACCTCCAACTCGATTCACAAGCAGGCCACTCACAGCGAGAGCATTGTCACGCAGCATCTCAGCGGGCATGCGATAGCTTGGCGACCGTGACAGCAGCAGGTTCTCCGGGTCAATTTTCATCTGATCCGGACGGACTTGGGACGACTGACGGTAGGTTGCTGAAAGCACGATCTGTTTGAGCAACTGCTGCAGATCCCATCCCTGATCCATGAAACGAACGGCCAGCCAGTCGAGCAATTCAGGATGAGAAGGGTTAGAGCCCTGGCTTCCAAAGTCTTCAGGTGTCGCGACAAGACCTCTTCCGAAGATCATCTGCCACATGCGATTGACCGTCACGCGAGCGGTCAATGGGTGATCAGGACTCGTCAACCATTGTGCCAGTGATCGTCGGTCCGCCGTGCCTGAAGAGGAGAGGGGCGGAAGAACAGTTGGTGTCGCTGGATTGACTTGTTCACCGCGAGTGTCGTAGTTCCCGCGGATCAGTCGATAGGTCGGCTTCTGTTCGGGAAGTTCACGCATCACCATGATTTCCGGAATCTCTTCAACGTAGTCGTTCAGTGCTTTTCGTTGATTCTGAAGTTCCGAAAGTGCCGACTGATACTTCGCGTGCTGAGTTTGCAAGAAGTATCGCTGTGCGTCTCCGCGAGAGAGCGAAGAGACCAACAGGTCGCTGGAAGACTTCTCGGGTGATTCAAGATAAGTAATCGCCTCGACTTCAGCGGGAGTCAACAGGCGCTCGAAGACTCGTAGCTCGTCGACGAGCCCATTCTTAAACCCTCGATCCCGGAAACGTTCGCCGATTGCGATGTTATCACCGCCGCCTCCTTGGATCGTTTTCTTCAATCCATCACGAATCGTGTCGACTTCAGACTTCTGCCCATCGACAAAAATACTCAGTCCGTCAGCTCGACTTGAGCCATCATACGTGATCGTGACATGGTGCCAGTCGTTGGTCGAGATTGGATCAATCGTGCGAATGCTGATTGCATTCCCCGGCCAGAAATGGATCAGTGACCACTTCAATTTCCCTTCTTCGATGAGAAGTTCATATCCGCGGCTAGCTGCGTCCGTCCATGCACGCGAACGGTGCAAGATCACCGCACGCTCTTTCACATCCGGAGTCTTCAGCCACAATGAGATGGAGAAGGGTTGAGAGCGTTGGAAGTTCCCGACTTCGGTGTCGATTGAGTCATCGCCGGTGAGTTGAGCGGCCTTTCCGA
This genomic interval carries:
- a CDS encoding PSD1 and planctomycete cytochrome C domain-containing protein yields the protein MTRHILRLTIVCLIGIALPVHGDDEIRFNRDIRPILSDKCFACHGPDDAHREGGIRFDMQDSVLGEADSGLHPIVPGDPDASELIARITSKEEFVQMPPAEANKPLTAEEIALLTKWIETGAQWEDHWSWVPPVDPEVPEVADSSFVKNSIDNFILRRLEQASLSPNPEADRATLIRRVTLDLTGLPPTPEEVQAFIADESPDAYERVVDRLLGSERFGEHQARFWLDAARYGDTHGLHLDNYREMWPYRDWVVSALNDNMPFDQFITEQLAGDLLPNPTPSQLIATGFNRAHVTTNEGGSIKEEVQVRNVVDRVVTFGTVFMGATFECTRCHDHKFDPFTMQDFYSMYAYFNSIDGSPMDGNRKDHEPVLAVPSPEQSQHLAELNEKIAQLQQDKQKDWPELDAEQTAWEVALADASDPDSASWSILTPQEFTSSGGASLELLEDQSILASGKNSPTDNYTVIAKTSGNAWQSVRLEGLTHESLTDAGAGRSSNSNVVLTEFEVFTAPIPTDDADPKWSKVKLTGATADHEQSNGDFKVTNAIDGRKKTGWATEGFAKKEPRTAIFTAENPFGSEEEFLVRIILKHESVYGQHQFGRVRLSLSEEAPVHTSVPAEIRTIAGIASDERNDDQQKQITAYFRDNVTKNADYVAVRDALNQTTKERDEFEKTIPTTLVWKEKSTPEPAFILTRGEYDQPGEELSRRTPSSLPPMDEEYPNDRLGLAKWLIDSDHPLTTRVTVNRYWQQFFGTGLVKTSEDFGSQGEPPSHPELLDWLAVRFVDMNWDVKQFMKLIVMSHAYRQSSVVTQQKLEKDRANRLVSRGPRFRLDAEVLRDQALFTSGLLVERLGGPSVKPPQPDGLWFAVGYSGSNTVRFEADAGPDKVHRRTIYTFIKRTAPPPQMNVFDAPSRESCTVRRERTNTPMQALLLFNDPQYVETAIALAQRGMQEGGESAESIAERMLWLTLAREPQPEEIDRIVGAYKQDLETFQSEPEHARELIEQASFPIDESIALPELAAWTMCGNLLLNLDEVVTKN
- a CDS encoding DUF1553 domain-containing protein, translating into MQTTRLISLLAFLLHQLFLTHHVLGEERIDFNTQVRPILSDRCFLCHGPDGENREADLRLDQADDAHKKLEFATAPFVIKPGSPEDSEVFLRIISDDSSIKMPPPDSNLNLTDGEIEVLRKWIEQGAEYDQHWAFQRPVAPELPEVTDPDWPQQDLDRFILRKLDQAGLAPNPPATKEKWIRRVTFDLTGLPPTLEEIDNFLADESDQAYEKVVDRLFQSERYGERMASDWLDVARYSDTYGYQVDRDRYVWPWRDWVIRSFNKNLPYDEFITEQIAGDLLPNATDDQILATTFNRLHPQKVEGGSTPEEFRIEYVADRTQTFGTAFLGLTFECCRCHDHKFDPLSQAEYFQLSAFFDNIDEAGLYSYFTPAVPTPTLLLSTPDQKQEIARLEEAVVQAEKKLRRIAKKSAGQFEQWISLQKTESVNVPEPLLHLDFETVSGRNRSVDGVIGKAAQLTGDDSIDTEVGNFQRSQPFSISLWLKTPDVKERAVILHRSRAWTDAASRGYELLIEEGKLKWSLIHFWPGNAISIRTIDPISTNDWHHVTITYDGSSRADGLSIFVDGQKSEVDTIRDGLKKTIQGGGGDNIAIGERFRDRGFKNGLVDELRVFERLLTPAEVEAITYLESPEKSSSDLLVSSLSRGDAQRYFLQTQHAKYQSALSELQNQRKALNDYVEEIPEIMVMRELPEQKPTYRLIRGNYDTRGEQVNPATPTVLPPLSSSGTADRRSLAQWLTSPDHPLTARVTVNRMWQMIFGRGLVATPEDFGSQGSNPSHPELLDWLAVRFMDQGWDLQQLLKQIVLSATYRQSSQVRPDQMKIDPENLLLSRSPSYRMPAEMLRDNALAVSGLLVNRVGGPPAKPYEVAVSFKPAEPDTGEGLYRRSVYTYWKRTGPAPDMTTLDASKRDVCQVKRERTSSPLQALVMLNGPQFVEAARLLAERLMVTHRQDDQLQVDALLTDLFRTLTSRYPTEQEQGVLRRLYENQLANFKQQPDDAEKYLTVGQQERNKDLPAAEHAAITSIANALLNLDECVIKR
- a CDS encoding DUF1501 domain-containing protein, coding for MSSSRRDFLSHAGFGLGSVALSQLLSSPSAKAESGALSALHVPPRAKSVIFLFQAGGPSQMDTFDYKPELTRLHGEELPDEVRKGQRLTGMSGNQSSLPLVGSPFKFAQHGESGAWLSELFPHTARVVDDLCFIKSMHTEAINHGPAVTHVQTGSQFPGRPSIGSWLSYGLGSENANLPAFVVMVTKDKSGQPLVSRLWGSGFLPSRHQGVQFRAGDEPVLYINNPSGLSTQSKRNMLDSLRELHSMQLNESPDPLLETRISQYELAFRMQMSIPEATNVSSETEQTFSLYGEDSRNPGTFAANCLLARRLVERGVRFVQLYHQGWDHHGGLPGGIRRQCQDTDQASAALIEDLKQRGLLDETLVIWGGEFGRTNYCQGKLSENFGRDHHPRCFSMWMAGGGIQGGINYGQTDSLCYNIEENPVHLHDFQATLLHLLGIDHEQLTYKYQGRRFRLTDVHGHVVEDILA